The following coding sequences lie in one Flavobacteriales bacterium genomic window:
- a CDS encoding DUF2911 domain-containing protein codes for MKKILSLTIGLAVITGINVKAQDLPQPSPAAKVEQRVGLTDISVSYSSPGVKGRVIWGGLVPYGEVWRTGANKATAVTFSDDVKVNGKNLNAGTYALFTIPGEKEWTIILSSNTEQWGSGSYKQEEDALRFNVKPGQASQRERLTFTFENTTENTTLLTLRWEKLSVAFPIVTEVDAKAQNNIKEALASAKADDWQVYRNSARYYLQSGNSLDQALEWVDKALTIKNDNWYTHALKGDIQAAMGKHKDAIASNQKAIELGEAEAKADGSEFSYKKDLEEEINKWKANQ; via the coding sequence ATGAAGAAGATACTTTCACTTACCATCGGATTAGCCGTCATCACAGGTATTAATGTAAAGGCTCAGGATTTACCACAACCCAGTCCGGCAGCCAAGGTCGAACAACGGGTAGGACTTACCGATATTTCCGTATCCTACTCTTCTCCCGGAGTTAAAGGAAGGGTCATCTGGGGTGGACTGGTGCCTTACGGTGAGGTTTGGCGTACCGGTGCCAACAAAGCGACAGCCGTAACTTTCAGCGACGATGTGAAGGTGAATGGCAAAAATCTGAATGCTGGCACCTATGCCCTGTTCACCATTCCGGGTGAAAAAGAATGGACCATCATTCTCAGTTCCAATACCGAACAATGGGGTTCCGGTTCCTACAAACAGGAGGAAGATGCGCTGCGCTTCAATGTAAAACCCGGACAGGCATCTCAACGTGAACGCCTGACATTCACATTTGAGAACACTACGGAAAACACCACCCTTCTCACACTCCGTTGGGAAAAATTGTCTGTAGCTTTTCCGATCGTTACAGAAGTTGATGCCAAGGCCCAAAACAACATCAAGGAAGCATTGGCCAGTGCAAAAGCAGATGACTGGCAGGTATACAGAAACTCAGCCAGGTATTATCTTCAATCAGGAAACAGCCTGGATCAGGCACTTGAATGGGTAGACAAAGCTTTGACCATTAAGAACGATAACTGGTACACCCACGCCTTAAAAGGGGATATCCAGGCAGCCATGGGCAAGCATAAGGACGCCATTGCTTCCAACCAGAAAGCCATTGAGTTGGGTGAGGCTGAAGCGAAAGCAGACGGCAGCGAGTTTTCCTATAAAAAGGACCTCGAGGAAGAGATCAATAAGTGGAAGGCCAATCAATAA
- a CDS encoding patatin-like phospholipase family protein, with translation MIRILSIDGGGIRGILPGQILVALEKKLQIKSKNEKARIADYFDLIAGTSTGGILTCALLAPDTIDPSRSKL, from the coding sequence ATGATAAGGATTCTATCTATTGACGGAGGTGGAATACGTGGTATCCTACCCGGGCAGATTCTGGTGGCCCTTGAGAAAAAACTCCAGATAAAATCAAAAAACGAGAAGGCTCGCATCGCCGACTATTTCGACCTGATTGCAGGCACAAGTACCGGTGGTATTCTTACCTGTGCCCTGCTTGCACCGGACACCATCGACCCAAGTCGGTCTAAGCT
- a CDS encoding patatin-like phospholipase family protein → TAEEAVNLYLLRGGDIFKKSARKKFTGLFGLTDEVYDEKNIEKVLNDVFDKAKLSELRKPCLITSYDIFRRKAHFFTQHDAKQWPAADYSVVDVCRSTSAAPTYFEVNKAVSETGVEYPLIDGGVFVNNPALCAYAEARTLFPKNGDGNMVTAKDMFILSLGTGTKKKAYEYKKAKDWGKIEWISPLIDIMMSGVSETVDFQLRQIYDAIDLPNQYVRIQPTLGDASTEMDDAEGENLHALRMAGTESAEANNDTLDRIVDTLIAQEESSVAAKAKPSLDA, encoded by the coding sequence CACAGCGGAAGAAGCTGTTAACCTATACCTGCTTCGTGGCGGTGACATCTTTAAAAAATCCGCCAGGAAAAAGTTTACCGGTTTGTTCGGCCTGACCGATGAAGTATATGACGAAAAAAATATTGAAAAGGTCCTGAATGATGTTTTTGACAAGGCCAAACTCAGCGAACTACGTAAGCCCTGCCTTATCACATCCTATGACATTTTCAGACGTAAAGCGCATTTCTTTACGCAACATGATGCAAAGCAATGGCCTGCCGCTGACTATTCAGTAGTCGATGTATGCAGGTCTACCTCCGCTGCTCCGACCTATTTCGAAGTGAACAAGGCAGTATCGGAAACCGGTGTAGAGTATCCGTTAATAGACGGTGGCGTATTTGTAAATAATCCTGCGCTGTGCGCATATGCAGAAGCACGTACCCTGTTCCCGAAAAACGGAGATGGAAATATGGTGACGGCGAAAGACATGTTCATCCTCTCCCTTGGAACTGGAACCAAAAAGAAAGCATACGAATACAAAAAGGCCAAAGATTGGGGCAAGATAGAATGGATATCCCCTTTGATCGATATCATGATGAGCGGCGTTTCGGAAACCGTTGACTTCCAGCTCCGCCAGATTTACGACGCAATCGATCTTCCGAATCAATACGTGCGAATCCAACCCACACTTGGTGACGCCAGCACGGAAATGGATGACGCCGAAGGTGAAAACCTGCATGCCCTTCGGATGGCAGGCACGGAAAGCGCAGAAGCCAATAACGATACTCTGGACAGGATCGTAGATACCCTGATCGCTCAGGAAGAGTCCAGCGTTGCAGCCAAAGCCAAGCCTTCCCTAGACGCATAG